The genomic region ACCGCGCTCGTCCCCGGCGGAGCCCAGGCCGCCGACAATCCGTACGAGCGCGGTCCGGCGCCGAGCAACTCGAGCATCGAGGCGATCCGCGGTTCCTACTCCACGTCCCAGACGTCCGTGTCGTCGCTCAGCGTCAGAGGCTTCGGCGGCGGGACGATCTACTACCCGACGTCCACCTCGGACGGGACGTTCGGGGCGGTCGTCATCTCGCCCGGTTTCACCGCCTACGAGTCGAGCATCGCGTGGCTCGGTCCGCGTCTGGCCTCGCAGGGCTTCGTGGTGTTCACCATCGACACCAACACCACGCTGGACCAGCCGGCCAGCCGCGGTGACCAACTGCTCGCCGCTCTCGACTACTTGACCGAGGACAGCTCGGTGCGCAGCCGGGTCGACTCCTCCCGGCTGGGTGTGATGGGCCACTCCATGGGTGGCGGTGGCACGCTGGAGGCCGCCAAGGACCGTCCCTCGCTGAAGGCGGCGATCCCGCTGACCGGCTGGAACACGGACAAGACGTGGCCGGAGGTGCAGACCCCGACCCTGGTCGTCGGAGCCGACGGTGACACGGTCGCTTCTGTCACCACGCATTCGAAGCCGTTCTACAACTCGCTGCCGAGCTCGCTGGACAAGGCGTACCTGGAGCTCCGGGGTGCCACCCACTTCACCCCGAACACGTCCAACACGACGATCGCGAAGTACAGCATCTCGTGGCTGAAGCGCTTCATCGACAACGACACCCGCTACGAGCAGTTCCTCTGCCCGATCCCGTCGGCCAGCCTGACGATCGCGGAGTACCGGGGCAACTGCCCGCACTGATCCGGGGGGAGACCGGGGCCGGACCGCGCGTACCGCGGTCCGGCCCCTTCTCGTCGCCCGGGTCTCAGCCGCGCGCGAGGAAGGCCGCGACGGTCCCGGCGAATCCGGGATCGCGCACCACCGTCAGGTGGTCGCCCGGCAGCACGGTCAGCTCCGCCCCGGGGATCGCCGAGGCCAGCACCTCGGGCCGGGTCGCGAGGGGATCGCTCGCACCGGCCAGGACCAGCGTGGGGACCGCGATGCGGTCGAGCGGGAGCGCGTCCCGGTGCACCGCCCGTATCTGCGCGGCCAGCGCCAGCCGGTCGCCGCCCGCCGTGTCGGCCAGCACCCGGAACGCCCGGGTCCGTTCGGGCGCGTCCGCCGCGTCGTCGGCCGTCAGCGCCGCCGACACCAGCTCGGGCGGCATCACCCGGGTGTCCAGACCGCCCACCTCCACCGCGCCGGCGCCGATCCCCCCGGCCACCAGGCGGCTGACACGGGTGTCCTCCGCAGCGGCCAGGACCGCCACCACCGCGCCCATGGAATACCCCACGAGATGCACGTGGTCGGCGCCGATGCGGTCGATGAGCAGACGTACGTCACGGGCCATCAGCGACTCGCCGTAGTGGGCGTCGTCGTGCGGCCGGTCCGACTCGCCGTGGCCCCGCGCGTCCAGGGCGTACACCCGCCGGCCCCGCGCCACGAGCGCCTCGACGACGCCGGGTCCCTCCCAGTTCAGCCGGGCGTGCGCGGCGAAGCCGTGCAGCAGGACCACCGGGGGCAGGGCGGTGTCCGGGTTGCGCGACCAGGACCAGTAACGCAGGGTCAAACCATCGTGTGTACGCAATTCATCAGTCATGCACCGACGTTACGGGCGGCCGCGGCGGAACGGGCCGGGACTGTGCCCCGGCACAGCGAGGCCGCCGTTCCGTTGGGAGCCCGCACCGCTCCGGGCCGGCCGGGAACAGGGAGCGGACGCGAGCCTTCCGACGCTGTTTACGCGGAAGTAACGTGAGAGCGTGACCCCATCGACGACCGTGCACAGTCCGCTCCGGCTGTACGGCCGCAGCGGTGAACTGGCCATCCTGGAAACCCTGTTGGGACGGCTGCGGGCAGGGGACGGCGGAGCGCTCGTGCTGACCTCGCCGCCCGGCCTCGGCCGTACCGCCCTGCTGCGGCAGGCCGCCGCCCACTACCTCGGAAGGCACGGCGGCCCCGTCCTGTACGCCGCCGCGGCCCCCACCGAACAGCGACTGCCCTACAGCGGGCTGCACGCCCTCCTCTGCTCCGCCCCCGGCCCGCTGCCCGTCACGCCCGACACCATCCTGGGCTCCGGGATCACCCCGGGCGGGCTGCTCGGCCTGCTGCGGGGCCTGGGCGCCGAACAGCCCCTGCTGGTCTGCGTGGACGACGCGCACGCCTGGGACCCCGACTCCCGCGCCGCACTCGGCTTCGCCGCCCGCAGACTCGGCGCGGGCAGCCGGGTCGCGGTGGTGATCGGCGCGGCCGACGAGACCGCCTTCGCCGGACTGCCCGCGCTGCGCCTCGGCCCGCTCGACGACGACGCGGCGACCGCGCTCCTGGACCGGCTCACCGACGGCACGGCCGATGTCGACCCCGTCGTACGCAGCGAACTCCTGCGCGAGGCGGCGGGCAACCCACGGCTGCTGGCCGGACTGGTCGGCCGTCTCACCCCGGGGCAGCTGGCGGGGCGCACCGCGCTGCCGTACCCGCTCCCCGGCGCCGAGGGGGTCCTCGACGCCCACGCCGAGCACCTGGACGGCCTCCCCTCCGACAGCCGCACACTGCTCCTGCTGGCGGCAGCCGCGGAGGAACACGAGCCGGACGGGGCCGGAGCCGACGCGGCCCTGCTGCTGCGGGCAGGCGCCCGGGCGGGGCTGGCGACGGCGCACCTCGACCGGGTGCTCTTCGCGCCCGCAGGGACCGCCGGGGCACTCCAACGCGCCGGCAGCCGCGTGCACTTCAGCCACCCGCTGCTGCGCCGCGCGGTCCTGCACCGGGCGCCGCCGGGCCGCCGCCGGGCCGTGCACGAACTGCTCGCCGGGCTGCTCACCGGGCCCGGCTCCGCCCCGCTGCCCGCGCTCGTGCAGCTGGCCTGCGCCGCGCCCGGGCCGGACGCCGCGCTCGCCGGGCGGCTGGAGGCCGCGGCCACCGCCCCGCGCCCGCACGGCGAACGGTCGGCGGCGCTGGCCCGCGCCGCCGCGCTCTCCACCGACGAGGCCCTGCGCGCCGCCCGGTTCACCGCCGCCGCCGAGCAGGCGCGGCTGGCCGGCGACACCGGCCGGGCCCGCGCCATGCTGGCCCGCGTCGGCCCCCACCTCGCCGGAGGCGCCGCACCGTACGTACGCGGCATGCTCGCCCTGCGCGACGGGCCGGCGGCCGACGCCCGCGAGGCGCTCCTGACCGCGGCGGAGCTGCTCGCCCCGCACGATCCCCGCCGCACCCTGGACGCCCTGTTCGGCGCGGCGGAGGCGGCGTGGGACATGGGGGACGCCATCGCGTACCTGGACGCCATGAACCGCATCCCCGTCGCCGCCGCCGACCGGTCCATGGCGCAGTACCGCGCCGGGATGTGCGCCGTGCTCGCCGGGCACCCCGACCGGGGCCACGCCCTCCTGCGGTGCTGCCTCGACTCCGCCGACCGGGCCGAGGACGCCGGGGAGCTCCTGCGGGCGGGCGCCTCGGCCCTGGTGCTCGGCGAGGTCGACGCGGCCTGCCGGGCCGGGGCCCGCGCCCTCGCCGTCGTACGCCTCCGGGGGCCCGAAGCCCTGCTGCCGCACGCCCTGGAGCAGCTCGCCTACGCCGAACTGCGCTCCGGACAGCACGCCAGGGCCCGGGCCCACGCGCTGGAAGGGCTGCACGCCGCACGCCGCACCGGGCAGCAGAACTCCGCCACCCATCTGCACTCCGTGCTCGCGCTCGCCGCCTCGGTGGAGGGGCCCGCCGAGGCGTGCGCCGCCCACGCCGACGCGGCGCTGGCCGGGGCGGGGCCGCACGGTCTGGCCCAGGCCGCCATGCTCGCCACCTGGGCGGTCGCCCGCGCGGACCTGGCGGCCGGGCGGCCCGGCGAGGCGGCGGCCCGGCTCGGCCCGCTGGTCAGGCCGGGGCCGGGGACGGGGCACTTCGCCACCCGGATGCTCGCCGTGCCGTGCTACGTCGAGGCGATGGTGCTCTCCGGCCGCGCGGACGAAGGGGCCGGTGAACTCGCCGTGGCGGTCCAGGAGTTCGCGTTGTGGACCGCCCGGACGACCGACCCCCAGGTCCCCGCCCAGCTGGCCCGCTGCCGCGCCCTGCTGGCACCGCCCGAGGAGGCCGCCGCACGGTACGAGGAGGCGCTGGCGCACCACGACCGCGCGGGCGGAGACTTCGAACGCGCCCGCACCCGGCTGCTCCACGGCCAGTTGCTGCGCCGACTGCGCCGCACCCGCGAGGCGCGCGGCCCGCTGCGCGACGCGCTGGTCGCCTTCGAGCGCTGTTCGGCCCGTGTCTGGGCCGAACGGGCGGGCGGGGAACTGCGGGCCGCCGGGGAGGCGGTGGACGTGCCGGACCAGAGCGGCCCCGGGCCGCTGGCGGGGCTGACCCCCCAGCAGCAGCGGATCGCCCGCTGTGTCGCGGAGGGCGCCACCAACCGTGAGGTGGCGGTGCGGCTCTCGGTGAGCCCGCGGACCGTCGACCACCATCTCCGCAACGTCTTCGCGGCGCTCGGGGTACGGTCACGGACCGAGCTCGCGAGGCTGCTGGACCGCTAGGGCCTCCCGTCCGGAACAGGCCCGACTCCCGGGGGCGGAGCGAGGTTGCAGGACCGTGATGAGAAGAACCGCGCACACCTCTAGGTACCGACCGGGCGGTATGCCATTCTGCGGTCGTCAGGATCGATCGGTGTGCGCCCGCCCAATGCGGGCGGGGCGCACACCGGGGCCGGCCCAACCTCGGCCGGCCGATTCCCGGTGGAGGCCGCCATGCCACAGGTCGTACGTTCACGGATCAGGGCGCTGCACGGACCGCCCCCCGTAGCGCCGTTGCCGCACCGCTTCCGGTCCCTGGCCGACCGTGAGGCCGTAGCAGTGCTCCACCGGGCGGCCCGTGGGCTGCTGGAGGCGCTGCCGGAGCTCACGGACCGGCTGGTCGAGGCGTTGCGGGAGCAGGAGCCCGCCTACCGCGCCGCGATGGAGACCGAGCCCGCCGAGATCTGGCAGGAGGTCCACCACTCGCTGCGGCACAACGTCGCCTCGCTCATCCAGCCCCGCGAGTTCCGGGACGCCGCCCACCGCACCTCCCGGTGGATCGGCGAGAGCAGGGCCGAGCAGGGCGTACCGCTCGACGCGGTCATGCACGCCTTCCGGATGGGCGGCGCGATGGTCTGGCAGGACCTGGTCGACGACACGGCCCGGCGCCACCCCGAGGACACCCGGCTGCTGGTCCATGTCGCCGCGGACGTCTGGAACTTCGTCGACGAGCACTGCGGCGTGGTGGCCGAGGCCTACCGGCAGGCCGAGCGGCGGCTCTCCTGGCGCCGCGAGAACCAGCAGCGCCTGATGACCGCGGCCCTGCTGGACGGCACCGCCCGGATCGCGGACCTGCCGGACGCCGCGGCGATGCTGGGCCTCCCGGTGCAGGGGCGTTACGCCGTACTCGCGGTCGCCGGGGCCCGCCGCGCCCCGCACGGCGCCGGGCGTCCGCCGGTCGCCCTGGCCGAGGGGACGCCCGCCCTCTGGCACTCGGCGGGGGAGGTGGAGCTGGCGGTCCTGCCGCTGGGGACGGTCCCGGTGGCGGCGGAGCCCGAGCCACCGGGCGACGGCGACACCGAGGCCGCACCCGCCTCCGTCCCGCCCGCCGACGGTGAACTCGCCGCGCTGGCCGACGGCCTGACGGTGCCTCCGGGAACCCGCGTCGGCATCAGCTCGGTGGTCGACGGACTCGCCTCCGTCGGTGACGCGCGGCGCCTCGCGGAGACGGCGCTGCGCACCTGCCCGGCTTCCGGCGGCACCGTCCTGCTCGACGAGCACCTGCCCGCCGCGCTCGTCGTCTCCTCGCCCGGCCTCGGGACGGCGCTCGCCGACCGGGTACTCGGACCGCTGGACCGGCTCGACCCGGCGGACCGGGACGTGCTCATCGAGACGCTGACCGCGTGGCTCGACTCGGACGGCTCGGCCCAGCGGGCCGGAGCGAAGCTGTACTGCCACCGCAACACGGTCCTGAACCGGCTGCGGCGGTTCGAGCAGCTGACGGGCCGCTGTCTGACACGGCCGTCCGACGCCGTCGAGGTGTCCCTGGCGCTGGCGGCACGGCGGCTGCTGGCGGGCTGAGCGCGGCTGCCCGCGGCGGCGGGGGAGCCTCGAGGGGTGCCGGGCCACGGGGGAGCCGGGCCCCGGGAAGCCGGGTCGCGGGGGCGGCCTCCCCCGGACCCGGGGCCCGCCGACTGTGCGGCGGCACAGTCCTGTGCCGGGTGGGCTGTACCCGCGCCGCGCCCCGTCCCGGCCCCCTGTGCCGCACCCGCCCCGCCTGGTGCCATGGCGCGCATGTCTTCAGCTGCCCCTTGCACAGCCGTACCGGCGGAGCGGATCCGGTGAGCGGCGCGATCGACGCCCGGTCCCTCGCCGTGGTGATCTTCCTCGCCTTCGTCGCCGTGTCCCTGCTGCTGTGCGGACTCGCCGCCGCCGACCAGGACGATCCGGAACACTTCTACGCGGGCGGCGCCACCCTCGGCCCCGTCGGCGCCGGACTGGCCATCGCCGGCGACTACGTCTCCGCCGCCACCCTGCTCTCCACCACCGGATCCGTGGCACTCGCCGGATTCGACGGCCTGCTGTTCGCCCTGGCGACGGTCGCCTCACTGGCCCTCGTCATGCGCCTCTTCGCCGAACGGCTGCGCCGAAAAGGCGTGTTCACCATGGGGGACTTCCTCGCCGACCGGCTCGGCGACGGGTCCGTACGCCGTGCGCTCGGCGTGGCCACCCTTGTCGTACTGGCCCCTCTGCTGCTCGTACAGCTCACCACCGCCGGCCGCGTCATGACCTCCATGTTCGGGCTGCCCGACGGAGCTCTCACCGGCTGCACCGTCGCCAGTGGCGCACTGATGGTCTGCTACTCGGCGTTCGGCGGGATGCGGGGCACCGGCTACATCCAGATCCTCAAGGTGGCCGTCGTCCTCGGAGCGGTCACCCTGCTCGCGGGACTCGTCCTCGCCCGCTTCGACTGGTCCCCGTTCGCCCTCTTCGACGCCGCCCGGGCGGGCAGCGGGGCGGGCGGCGCCTACGCGCGCCCCGGCCTTCAGTTCGGCCACGGACTCGCCGGCGGGCTCGACCTGATCGGCTTCCAGGCCACCC from Streptomyces sp. QL37 harbors:
- a CDS encoding dienelactone hydrolase family protein, with translation MQQHLPSGDISPRRHRMSKSRSRTVKGALAAAAATAGLLTALVPGGAQAADNPYERGPAPSNSSIEAIRGSYSTSQTSVSSLSVRGFGGGTIYYPTSTSDGTFGAVVISPGFTAYESSIAWLGPRLASQGFVVFTIDTNTTLDQPASRGDQLLAALDYLTEDSSVRSRVDSSRLGVMGHSMGGGGTLEAAKDRPSLKAAIPLTGWNTDKTWPEVQTPTLVVGADGDTVASVTTHSKPFYNSLPSSLDKAYLELRGATHFTPNTSNTTIAKYSISWLKRFIDNDTRYEQFLCPIPSASLTIAEYRGNCPH
- a CDS encoding LuxR family transcriptional regulator encodes the protein MHSPLRLYGRSGELAILETLLGRLRAGDGGALVLTSPPGLGRTALLRQAAAHYLGRHGGPVLYAAAAPTEQRLPYSGLHALLCSAPGPLPVTPDTILGSGITPGGLLGLLRGLGAEQPLLVCVDDAHAWDPDSRAALGFAARRLGAGSRVAVVIGAADETAFAGLPALRLGPLDDDAATALLDRLTDGTADVDPVVRSELLREAAGNPRLLAGLVGRLTPGQLAGRTALPYPLPGAEGVLDAHAEHLDGLPSDSRTLLLLAAAAEEHEPDGAGADAALLLRAGARAGLATAHLDRVLFAPAGTAGALQRAGSRVHFSHPLLRRAVLHRAPPGRRRAVHELLAGLLTGPGSAPLPALVQLACAAPGPDAALAGRLEAAATAPRPHGERSAALARAAALSTDEALRAARFTAAAEQARLAGDTGRARAMLARVGPHLAGGAAPYVRGMLALRDGPAADAREALLTAAELLAPHDPRRTLDALFGAAEAAWDMGDAIAYLDAMNRIPVAAADRSMAQYRAGMCAVLAGHPDRGHALLRCCLDSADRAEDAGELLRAGASALVLGEVDAACRAGARALAVVRLRGPEALLPHALEQLAYAELRSGQHARARAHALEGLHAARRTGQQNSATHLHSVLALAASVEGPAEACAAHADAALAGAGPHGLAQAAMLATWAVARADLAAGRPGEAAARLGPLVRPGPGTGHFATRMLAVPCYVEAMVLSGRADEGAGELAVAVQEFALWTARTTDPQVPAQLARCRALLAPPEEAAARYEEALAHHDRAGGDFERARTRLLHGQLLRRLRRTREARGPLRDALVAFERCSARVWAERAGGELRAAGEAVDVPDQSGPGPLAGLTPQQQRIARCVAEGATNREVAVRLSVSPRTVDHHLRNVFAALGVRSRTELARLLDR
- a CDS encoding PucR family transcriptional regulator, producing the protein MPQVVRSRIRALHGPPPVAPLPHRFRSLADREAVAVLHRAARGLLEALPELTDRLVEALREQEPAYRAAMETEPAEIWQEVHHSLRHNVASLIQPREFRDAAHRTSRWIGESRAEQGVPLDAVMHAFRMGGAMVWQDLVDDTARRHPEDTRLLVHVAADVWNFVDEHCGVVAEAYRQAERRLSWRRENQQRLMTAALLDGTARIADLPDAAAMLGLPVQGRYAVLAVAGARRAPHGAGRPPVALAEGTPALWHSAGEVELAVLPLGTVPVAAEPEPPGDGDTEAAPASVPPADGELAALADGLTVPPGTRVGISSVVDGLASVGDARRLAETALRTCPASGGTVLLDEHLPAALVVSSPGLGTALADRVLGPLDRLDPADRDVLIETLTAWLDSDGSAQRAGAKLYCHRNTVLNRLRRFEQLTGRCLTRPSDAVEVSLALAARRLLAG
- a CDS encoding alpha/beta hydrolase → MTLRYWSWSRNPDTALPPVVLLHGFAAHARLNWEGPGVVEALVARGRRVYALDARGHGESDRPHDDAHYGESLMARDVRLLIDRIGADHVHLVGYSMGAVVAVLAAAEDTRVSRLVAGGIGAGAVEVGGLDTRVMPPELVSAALTADDAADAPERTRAFRVLADTAGGDRLALAAQIRAVHRDALPLDRIAVPTLVLAGASDPLATRPEVLASAIPGAELTVLPGDHLTVVRDPGFAGTVAAFLARG